One stretch of Danio rerio strain Tuebingen ecotype United States chromosome 6, GRCz12tu, whole genome shotgun sequence DNA includes these proteins:
- the mchr1a gene encoding melanin-concentrating hormone receptor 1, translating to MDFPEDSENSSLRLSNSSKQIQVNTDDQYGNAILPSIFGIICFLGISGNSIVVYTIIKKTKCQAKQTVPDIFIFNLSIVDLLFLLGMPFLIHQLLGNGSWCFGATMCKVISALDSNSQTVSTYILTVMTLDRYVATVHPFRFNHVRTTCVASAVVAAVWALSLISITPVLMYTGLMPLHSGQVGCALLLPNPSTNICWFTIYQFVLAFALPLTIICVVFFKILKHMSTTVAPLPPRNQQVRTKSVTRMAVAICLAFFICWAPYYILQIVHLGIQKPSASFYYVYHVAISMGYANSCINPFLYIILSKTFKRQFIVAIQPAHNRFRVNPSSTEATVSLRLATDCQRHVPADNSE from the exons ATGGATTTCCCCGAAGACTCTGAAAACTCATCTCTGCGTCTGTCTAACTCGTCGAAACAAATTCAAG TGAACACGGATGACCAGTATGGAAATGCCATCTTGCCCAGTATTTTTGGAATTATATGTTTTTTGGGTATCTCTGGAAATTCTATTGTCGTCTACACCATCATTAAAAAGACTAAATgccaggctaaacaaacagtacCAGACATTTTCATATTCAATCTCTCGATTGTGGATTTGCTTTTTCTTCTCGGCATGCCTTTTCTCATCCATCAGCTCCTGGGCAATGGATCTTGGTGTTTTGGAGCCACTATGTGCAAAGTTATATCTGCCTTAGATTCTAACAGCCAGACAGTGAGTACTTACATCCTTACAGTGATGACCTTGGACCGGTATGTGGCTACTGTCCACCCTTTTCGCTTCAACCATGTGCGGACAACCTGTGTGGCCAGTGCTGTGGTGGCGGCGGTGTGGGCACTCTCTCTTATCTCCATCACCCCTGTCCTTATGTACACTGGTTTGATGCCTCTTCACAGTGGCCAGGTGGGATGTGCTCTCCTGTTACCAAATCCATCCACCAACATCTGCTGGTTCACCATCTATCAGTTTGTGCTTGCGTTCGCCCTCCCACTCACGATTATTTgtgtggttttctttaaaatcttaaagCATATGTCTACCACAGTGGCACCTCTTCCTCCGAGGAACCAACAGGTGCGCACCAAAAGTGTGACTCGGATGGCTGTGGCCATCTGTTTGGCCTTTTTCATCTGTTGGGCTCCATATTACATCCTTCAGATTGTCCATTTGGGAATACAGAAACCCAGTGCCTCGTTTTATTATGTCTATCATGTGGCCATTAGCATGGGCTATGCTAACAGCTGCATTAACCCTTTTCTCTATATAATTCTGAGTAAGACCTTTAAGAGACAGTTCATAGTTGCTATCCAGCCTGCGCACAATCGCTTCCGGGTCAACCCGAGCAGCACGGAGGCCACTGTGTCCCTTCGTCTTGCCACAGACTGCCAACGACATGTTCCTGCTGACAATTCAGAGTAA